A DNA window from Methylobacterium sp. NMS14P contains the following coding sequences:
- a CDS encoding RelA/SpoT family protein, translated as MMRQYELVERVKRYNPAADEALLNRAYVYAMQAHGTQKRASGDPFFAHPLEVAAILTDLHLDDATIVAAVLHDTVEDTEATLEEIRRLFGPEIGALVDGLTKLKRLDLVSKQAAQGENFRKLLLAVAADVRVLLVKLADRLHNMRTLQHMREDKRHRIAQETLDIYAPLAGRMGMQELREELEDLAFRNLEPEVYATITQRLTRLSAKSESVVETIAQVLTEKLGAQGITAEVSGRQKRPFSIWSKMERKSVAFEQLSDIFGFRVVVDTVQDCYAALGIVHTSWPMVPGRYKDYISTPKQNDYRSIHTTVIGPKSQRVELQIRTRAMDDIAEYGIAAHAQYKEVGAELVKDPARAEGSVHPRLAAESGAYQWLRRTIELLAEGDSPEEFLEHTKLELFQDQVFCFTPKGRLIALPRGATPIDFAYAVHTDVGNTAVGAKINGRMAPLLHELANGDEVEISRSDGASPPAAWESLVVTGKARAAIRRATRTAVRRQYAGLGRQILDRAFERAAKTFSEDKLRGALPRLARATTEDVFAAVGRGEMFSGDVVRAVYPDHRDERRPSAAQGAASGAGRLVRSSDQTMRLTFPGAEGGNQGEDADRSDAIPIRGLAGDLPVTFAPNGGAVPGDRIVGILTPGVGVTVYPIQSAALAAFDNEPERWLDVRWDTEALGGERFPARLALKSINEPGVFAQIAQVIADHDGNIDNISMKRRTQDFTDITIDLSVWDLQHLNAIIAELRGKRPVNSVERVNG; from the coding sequence ATGATGCGCCAGTACGAGCTCGTCGAGCGGGTCAAGCGCTACAACCCGGCCGCCGACGAGGCGCTGCTCAACCGCGCCTACGTGTACGCGATGCAGGCGCACGGCACGCAGAAGCGCGCCTCGGGCGACCCGTTCTTCGCCCACCCCCTCGAGGTCGCGGCGATCCTGACGGACCTCCACCTCGACGACGCCACCATCGTGGCGGCGGTCCTGCACGACACCGTCGAGGACACCGAGGCGACGCTCGAGGAGATCCGCCGGCTGTTCGGGCCGGAGATCGGCGCCCTGGTCGACGGCCTGACCAAGCTCAAGCGCCTCGACCTCGTCTCCAAGCAGGCCGCGCAGGGCGAGAACTTCCGCAAGCTGCTGCTCGCGGTCGCGGCGGATGTCCGCGTGCTGCTGGTCAAGCTCGCCGACCGCCTGCACAACATGCGGACCCTCCAGCACATGCGGGAGGACAAGCGCCACCGCATCGCGCAGGAGACGCTCGACATCTACGCGCCGCTCGCCGGGCGCATGGGCATGCAGGAGCTGCGCGAGGAGCTGGAGGACCTGGCCTTCCGCAACCTGGAGCCGGAGGTCTACGCCACCATCACGCAGCGCCTGACGCGGCTCTCCGCCAAGTCCGAGAGCGTGGTCGAGACCATCGCGCAGGTGCTCACCGAGAAGCTCGGCGCGCAGGGCATCACCGCCGAGGTCAGCGGCCGGCAGAAGCGCCCGTTCTCGATCTGGTCGAAGATGGAGCGCAAGTCCGTCGCCTTCGAGCAGCTCTCCGACATCTTCGGCTTCCGCGTGGTCGTCGACACCGTGCAGGACTGCTACGCGGCGCTCGGCATCGTCCACACCAGCTGGCCGATGGTTCCGGGCCGGTACAAGGACTACATCTCGACCCCGAAACAGAACGATTACCGCTCGATCCACACCACGGTGATCGGCCCGAAGAGCCAGCGCGTCGAGCTGCAGATCCGCACCCGCGCCATGGACGACATCGCCGAGTACGGCATCGCGGCCCACGCGCAGTACAAGGAAGTCGGCGCCGAGCTGGTCAAGGACCCGGCCCGCGCCGAGGGCAGCGTGCATCCCCGGCTCGCCGCCGAGAGCGGCGCCTACCAGTGGCTGCGCCGGACCATCGAGCTCCTCGCCGAGGGCGACAGCCCCGAGGAGTTCCTGGAGCACACCAAGCTGGAGCTGTTCCAGGACCAGGTGTTCTGCTTCACCCCGAAGGGCCGGCTGATCGCCCTGCCGCGCGGCGCGACGCCGATCGACTTCGCCTACGCGGTCCACACCGACGTCGGCAACACCGCGGTGGGCGCCAAGATCAACGGCCGGATGGCGCCGCTGCTGCACGAACTCGCCAACGGCGACGAGGTCGAGATCAGCCGCTCCGACGGGGCCTCGCCCCCGGCGGCCTGGGAATCCCTGGTGGTGACCGGCAAGGCCCGCGCGGCGATCCGGCGGGCGACCCGCACCGCCGTGCGGCGGCAATATGCCGGCCTCGGCCGCCAGATCCTGGACCGGGCCTTCGAGCGCGCCGCCAAGACCTTCTCGGAGGACAAGCTCCGGGGCGCCCTGCCGCGGCTCGCCCGCGCCACCACCGAGGACGTGTTCGCCGCCGTGGGGCGGGGCGAGATGTTCTCGGGCGACGTCGTCCGCGCCGTCTATCCCGACCACCGCGACGAGCGCCGGCCCTCCGCCGCGCAGGGCGCCGCCAGCGGCGCCGGCCGGCTCGTGCGCTCCTCCGACCAGACCATGCGGCTGACCTTCCCGGGCGCCGAGGGCGGCAATCAGGGGGAGGACGCGGATCGCAGCGACGCCATCCCGATCCGCGGCCTCGCGGGCGACCTGCCGGTGACCTTCGCGCCGAACGGCGGCGCGGTCCCGGGCGACCGGATCGTCGGCATCCTGACCCCCGGCGTCGGCGTGACCGTCTACCCGATCCAGTCGGCGGCGCTCGCGGCCTTCGACAACGAGCCGGAGCGCTGGCTCGACGTCCGCTGGGACACGGAGGCGCTCGGCGGCGAGCGCTTCCCCGCCCGGCTGGCGCTCAAGTCGATCAACGAGCCCGGGGTGTTCGCCCAGATCGCCCAGGTGATCGCCGACCACGACGGCAACATCGACAACATCTCGATGAAGCGGCGCACCCAGGACTTCACCGACATCACCATCGACCTGTCGGTCTGGGACCTCCAGCACCTCAACGCGATCATCGCCGAATTGCGCGGCAAGCGCCCGGTCAACAGCGTCGAGCGCGTGAACGGCTGA
- a CDS encoding peroxiredoxin: protein MPSTHDALPDALPDDLPVPVDDGAADHLRGMRLPDVALTATDGRTVSLARLADRTVAYAYPRTGEPGRPGLTPDWDAIPGARGCTPQACDFRDHHAALTDRGVAQVFGLSTQTSAYQREAAERLRLPFPLLADPHRAFAMAARLPVFEAGGQVLLRRLTLVIDDGVVSELFYPVFPPDRSARQVLDWLDGGGA, encoded by the coding sequence ATGCCCTCCACCCACGACGCCCTGCCCGACGCCCTGCCCGACGACCTGCCGGTCCCGGTCGACGACGGCGCGGCCGACCATCTCCGCGGGATGCGCCTGCCCGACGTGGCGCTCACCGCCACCGACGGCCGCACGGTCTCGCTGGCGCGGCTGGCCGACCGGACCGTGGCCTACGCCTACCCGCGCACCGGCGAGCCGGGACGGCCGGGCCTGACACCCGACTGGGACGCGATCCCGGGCGCCCGGGGCTGCACGCCGCAGGCCTGCGATTTCCGCGATCACCACGCCGCGCTGACGGACCGCGGCGTCGCCCAGGTCTTCGGTCTCTCGACCCAGACGAGCGCCTACCAGCGCGAGGCGGCCGAGCGCCTGCGCCTGCCCTTCCCGCTGCTGGCCGACCCGCACCGGGCCTTCGCGATGGCGGCGCGCCTGCCGGTCTTCGAGGCCGGCGGCCAGGTGCTGCTGCGCCGCCTCACCCTGGTGATCGACGACGGCGTCGTGAGCGAGCTGTTCTACCCGGTCTTCCCGCCGGACCGGAGCGCCCGGCAGGTCCTCGACTGGCTCGACGGGGGCGGCGCCTGA
- the fabG gene encoding 3-oxoacyl-[acyl-carrier-protein] reductase — MFDLTGRKALVTGATGGLGQAIARALHAQGAAVALSGTRPAALEALAAELGERASPVAADLSDKDSVEGLVPAAEAAIGPLDILVNNAGITRDNLFMRMKDEEWEQVIAVNLTAAFRLSRAAVKGMMRRRSGRIVNIGSVVGSTGNPGQGNYAAAKAGLVGMTKALAAEVASRGITVNCIAPGFISSPMTDALNEKQREGILARVPAGRLGEGSEVAAACLYLASAEAGYVTGHTLHVNGGMAMY, encoded by the coding sequence ATGTTCGATCTCACCGGCCGCAAGGCCCTCGTCACCGGCGCGACCGGCGGCCTCGGCCAGGCGATCGCCCGGGCCCTGCACGCGCAGGGGGCCGCCGTGGCGCTCTCGGGCACGCGGCCCGCGGCCCTGGAGGCGCTCGCCGCCGAACTCGGCGAGCGCGCCAGCCCCGTCGCGGCCGACCTGTCCGACAAGGACTCGGTCGAGGGCCTCGTCCCGGCCGCCGAGGCCGCGATCGGCCCGCTCGACATCCTCGTGAACAATGCCGGCATCACCCGCGACAACCTCTTCATGCGGATGAAGGACGAGGAGTGGGAGCAGGTGATCGCCGTCAACCTCACCGCCGCCTTCCGCCTGTCGCGGGCCGCCGTGAAGGGCATGATGCGCCGCCGCTCCGGGCGGATCGTCAACATCGGCTCGGTGGTCGGCAGCACCGGCAATCCCGGCCAGGGCAACTACGCCGCCGCCAAGGCCGGCCTCGTGGGCATGACCAAGGCCCTCGCCGCCGAGGTCGCGTCGCGGGGAATCACCGTCAACTGCATCGCCCCGGGCTTCATCAGCTCGCCCATGACCGACGCCCTCAACGAGAAGCAGCGCGAGGGCATCCTCGCCCGCGTGCCCGCCGGGCGGCTCGGCGAGGGGTCGGAGGTCGCGGCGGCCTGCCTCTACCTCGCCTCCGCGGAGGCGGGCTACGTCACCGGCCACACGCTGCACGTGAATGGCGGGATGGCCATGTACTAG
- a CDS encoding acyl carrier protein, whose protein sequence is MSDIAERVKKIVVEHLGVEPEKVIESANFIDDLGADSLDTVELVMAFEEEFNVEIPDDAAETIQTVGDAVKFLEKNSAA, encoded by the coding sequence ATGAGCGATATCGCTGAGCGCGTGAAGAAGATCGTCGTCGAGCACCTGGGCGTCGAGCCCGAGAAGGTGATCGAGAGCGCCAACTTCATCGACGACCTCGGTGCCGACAGCCTCGACACGGTCGAGCTGGTCATGGCCTTCGAGGAGGAATTCAACGTCGAGATCCCGGACGACGCTGCCGAGACCATCCAGACGGTCGGCGACGCCGTGAAGTTCCTGGAGAAGAACTCCGCCGCCTGA
- the fabF gene encoding beta-ketoacyl-ACP synthase II, translating to MRRVVVTGLGMVTPLGSGVEHTWSRLIAGDSGAGPIRGFESADLPCRIAAQVPFGDGTDGTFNPDLVMEVKEQRKVDPFIVYAMAAADEALKDAGWAPKSHEDQCATGVLIGSGIGGIGGIYDASVTLHEKGPRRISPFFIPGRIINLASGQVSIAHGLKGPNNAVVTACSTGAHAIGDASRLIALGDADVMVAGGAESPVNRLSIAGFSACRALTTGFNDTPEKASRPYDRDRDGFLMGEGAGIVVLEEYEHAKARGAKIYAEVVGYGLSGDAYHITSPSPDGDGAFRCMTAAVKRAGISPSEIGYINAHGTSTPMGDELELKAVERLLGDAAASATMSSTKSSVGHLLGAAGSVEAIFSILVLRDNVIPPTLNLDNPSVQTKIDLVPFEAKRKQVDVVLSNSFGFGGTNASLVMRRVV from the coding sequence ATGCGGCGGGTGGTGGTCACGGGTCTGGGGATGGTCACGCCGCTGGGCAGCGGGGTGGAGCACACCTGGAGCCGGCTGATCGCGGGCGACAGCGGCGCCGGCCCGATCCGCGGCTTCGAATCCGCCGACCTGCCCTGCCGGATCGCCGCGCAGGTCCCGTTCGGCGACGGCACCGACGGCACCTTCAACCCCGACCTCGTGATGGAGGTGAAGGAGCAGCGCAAGGTCGACCCGTTCATCGTCTACGCGATGGCGGCGGCCGACGAGGCGCTGAAGGATGCCGGCTGGGCGCCCAAGAGCCACGAGGACCAGTGCGCCACCGGCGTGCTGATCGGCTCCGGCATCGGCGGCATCGGCGGCATCTACGACGCCTCCGTGACCCTACACGAGAAGGGCCCGCGCCGGATCTCGCCGTTCTTCATCCCGGGCCGGATCATCAATCTCGCCTCCGGCCAGGTCTCGATCGCCCACGGCCTCAAGGGGCCGAACAACGCCGTGGTGACGGCCTGCTCCACGGGCGCCCACGCCATCGGCGACGCGAGCCGCCTGATCGCCCTCGGCGACGCCGACGTGATGGTGGCGGGCGGCGCCGAGTCGCCGGTGAACCGCCTGTCGATCGCGGGCTTCTCCGCCTGCCGGGCGCTGACCACGGGCTTCAACGACACGCCCGAGAAGGCCTCCCGCCCCTACGACCGCGACCGCGACGGCTTCCTCATGGGCGAGGGTGCCGGCATCGTGGTGCTCGAGGAGTACGAGCACGCCAAGGCGCGCGGCGCGAAGATCTACGCCGAGGTTGTGGGCTACGGCCTCTCGGGCGACGCCTACCACATCACCTCCCCGTCCCCGGACGGCGACGGCGCCTTCCGCTGCATGACCGCCGCGGTGAAGCGCGCCGGCATCTCGCCGTCCGAGATCGGCTACATCAACGCCCACGGCACCTCGACGCCCATGGGCGACGAGCTGGAGCTGAAGGCCGTGGAGCGCCTCCTGGGCGACGCCGCCGCGAGCGCCACCATGTCGTCCACCAAGAGCTCGGTCGGCCACCTGCTGGGCGCCGCCGGCTCGGTCGAGGCGATCTTCTCGATCCTGGTCCTGCGCGACAACGTCATCCCGCCGACGCTCAACCTCGACAACCCCTCCGTCCAGACCAAGATCGACCTCGTGCCGTTCGAGGCGAAGCGCAAGCAGGTGGACGTCGTGCTGTCGAACTCGTTCGGATTTGGCGGGACGAACGCGTCGCTGGTGATGCGGCGGGTCGTGTAA
- the fabD gene encoding ACP S-malonyltransferase: protein MRALIFPGQGSQAVGMARDLAEAFPQARAVLDEVDAALGQNLSRLMFEGPVEELTLTTNAQPALMAASLAVLRVLEAERGLDLARDVACVAGHSLGEYAALAAAGSLTVADAAKLLRLRGEAMQEAVAPGAGAMAALIGTDLEAARSVAEAAADEAGDGAVCDVANDNGGGQVVLSGDRPAVERAVGIATGRGIKRAVMLNVSAPFHCRLMAPAAEAMARALAAVALAAPRVTLYANVAAAPVTDPEAIRAALVEQVTGTVRWRESVAAMAASGVDRFYELGAGKVLTGLVKRIAPQASAAAIGTPADVAAFAL from the coding sequence ATGCGCGCACTCATCTTTCCGGGCCAGGGCAGCCAGGCGGTCGGCATGGCGCGGGACCTCGCGGAGGCGTTCCCGCAGGCCCGGGCCGTGCTCGACGAGGTCGACGCCGCCCTGGGCCAGAACCTGTCGCGGCTGATGTTCGAGGGGCCGGTCGAGGAACTGACCCTCACGACCAACGCCCAGCCGGCGCTGATGGCGGCGAGCCTCGCGGTGCTGCGCGTGCTGGAGGCCGAGCGCGGCCTCGACCTCGCCCGCGACGTCGCCTGCGTGGCCGGCCACTCGCTCGGCGAGTACGCGGCGCTCGCGGCCGCCGGCAGCCTCACCGTCGCGGACGCCGCCAAGCTGCTGCGCCTGCGCGGCGAGGCCATGCAGGAGGCCGTCGCGCCGGGCGCCGGCGCCATGGCGGCGCTGATCGGCACCGATCTGGAGGCCGCCCGGTCCGTCGCCGAGGCGGCGGCCGACGAGGCCGGCGACGGCGCGGTCTGCGACGTCGCCAACGACAACGGCGGCGGCCAGGTGGTGCTCTCCGGCGACCGCCCGGCCGTGGAGCGCGCCGTCGGCATCGCCACCGGCCGCGGCATCAAGCGCGCCGTGATGCTCAACGTCTCGGCGCCGTTCCACTGCCGCCTGATGGCCCCGGCCGCCGAGGCCATGGCCCGGGCGCTCGCCGCCGTCGCCCTGGCGGCCCCGCGCGTCACCCTCTACGCGAACGTCGCGGCCGCCCCGGTCACCGATCCGGAGGCGATCCGCGCGGCCCTGGTCGAGCAGGTCACCGGTACCGTGCGCTGGCGCGAGAGCGTCGCCGCCATGGCCGCCTCCGGCGTCGACCGGTTCTACGAGCTCGGCGCCGGCAAGGTGCTGACCGGCCTCGTCAAGCGCATCGCCCCCCAGGCGAGCGCCGCCGCAATCGGCACCCCCGCCGACGTCGCCGCCTTCGCGCTCTGA
- a CDS encoding YidB family protein, with protein MGLLESAIGGVLGQVFGGQKQGSGGMSPLVKALLMLLLAKGASGGFGDIFGRGHRGEPGPEADRSGGAGPYGRDPGQHPADAGGRRPDDGGDIGGWDQYGGRRDGGPGAPADPSLPPGDFSDLSGMLDGPGGAPPPSRAAPDGQGDLGGLDGLVDRFRQGGLGDVIESWIGHGTNRPVAPDQLARALGPDTVDTLQSQTGLDRETLLSQLAQALPEVVHTLTPQGRVPGENERQGW; from the coding sequence ATGGGACTGCTCGAATCGGCGATCGGCGGCGTGCTCGGTCAGGTGTTCGGCGGGCAGAAGCAGGGCTCCGGGGGCATGTCGCCCCTGGTCAAGGCGCTGCTGATGCTGCTGCTGGCCAAGGGCGCCAGCGGCGGCTTCGGCGACATCTTCGGGCGCGGGCACCGGGGCGAGCCCGGCCCCGAGGCCGACCGCTCCGGCGGCGCCGGCCCCTACGGGCGCGATCCCGGCCAGCACCCCGCCGATGCCGGCGGGCGCCGCCCCGACGACGGCGGCGACATCGGCGGCTGGGACCAGTACGGCGGCCGCCGCGACGGCGGCCCGGGCGCGCCGGCGGACCCGTCCCTGCCGCCCGGCGACTTCTCGGACCTCTCCGGCATGCTCGACGGCCCCGGCGGCGCCCCACCGCCGAGCCGCGCCGCCCCGGACGGGCAGGGGGATCTCGGCGGCCTCGACGGGCTGGTCGACCGGTTCCGCCAGGGCGGCCTCGGCGACGTGATCGAGTCCTGGATCGGCCACGGGACCAACCGCCCGGTGGCCCCGGACCAGCTCGCCCGGGCGCTCGGCCCCGACACGGTGGACACCCTTCAGAGCCAGACCGGGCTGGACCGCGAGACGCTGCTGTCGCAGCTCGCCCAGGCGCTGCCGGAGGTGGTGCACACGCTCACGCCGCAGGGGCGGGTGCCGGGGGAGAACGAGCGGCAGGGCTGGTAG
- the rpoZ gene encoding DNA-directed RNA polymerase subunit omega, with product MARVTVEDCIEKVENRFELVLLASHRARLLAAGAPLTIDRDRDKNPVVALREIGDETITADDLKEQLIHSMQKYVEVDEPEAETVPLLSSSPAAAAVAPQSSSDDAAVQFDRMSEEDLLRGLENLAPPVETDDEGE from the coding sequence ATGGCGCGCGTCACCGTCGAAGACTGCATCGAGAAGGTCGAGAACCGCTTCGAGCTGGTGCTGCTGGCGAGCCACCGGGCCCGCCTCCTGGCCGCCGGCGCCCCGCTGACCATCGACCGCGATCGCGACAAGAACCCGGTCGTGGCTCTGCGCGAGATCGGCGACGAGACGATCACGGCCGACGACCTCAAGGAGCAGCTGATCCACTCGATGCAGAAGTACGTCGAGGTGGACGAGCCCGAGGCCGAGACCGTGCCGCTGCTGTCGAGTTCGCCGGCCGCCGCCGCGGTGGCGCCCCAGTCCTCCAGCGACGACGCGGCGGTCCAGTTCGACCGCATGAGCGAGGAGGACCTGCTGCGCGGCCTCGAGAACCTCGCCCCGCCGGTCGAGACCGACGACGAGGGCGAGTGA
- a CDS encoding LabA-like NYN domain-containing protein — protein MPVTQRSAIFIDGANLYATTKALGFDIDYKKLLKEFQSRENLLRAFYYTAMIEDQEYSSIRPLIDWLDYNGYRVVTKPVKEFTDSMGRRKYKGNMDIELAIDALELSPHIDHMILFSGDGDFRSLVEAMQRRGVKVTVISTIQTQPAMISDELRRQADEFVDLASLAGRIGREPGERPARASGEAPTRYRGEGRANPGLENRYGIRQPEAEEE, from the coding sequence ATGCCAGTCACCCAGCGCAGCGCCATCTTCATCGACGGCGCCAACCTCTACGCCACCACCAAGGCCCTCGGTTTCGACATCGACTACAAGAAGTTGCTCAAAGAATTTCAGTCGCGGGAGAACCTCCTTCGGGCATTCTACTACACGGCCATGATCGAGGACCAGGAATACTCCTCGATCCGGCCGCTGATCGACTGGCTCGACTACAACGGCTACCGCGTCGTGACCAAGCCCGTGAAGGAGTTCACGGACTCGATGGGGCGCCGGAAGTACAAGGGCAACATGGACATCGAGCTGGCGATCGACGCCCTCGAGCTCAGCCCGCACATCGACCACATGATCCTGTTCTCCGGCGACGGCGATTTCCGCTCCCTCGTCGAGGCGATGCAGCGGCGCGGCGTGAAGGTGACGGTGATCTCCACGATCCAGACCCAGCCGGCGATGATCTCCGACGAGCTGCGGCGGCAGGCCGACGAGTTCGTCGACCTCGCGAGCCTCGCGGGCCGCATCGGGCGCGAGCCCGGCGAGCGCCCGGCCCGGGCCTCCGGGGAGGCGCCGACGCGCTACCGCGGCGAGGGCCGCGCGAATCCGGGCCTGGAGAACCGCTACGGCATCCGTCAGCCGGAGGCCGAGGAGGAGTAG